The genomic DNA CAGCGACAACGGAATCCGGCCCGGCGACGCCGTGGGCATCATGACGGTGAATGTCCCGGGGTTCGTCTTCGCAGCTTTCGGCGCGTGGTACCTCGGCGCGACCGTCGTACCGGTCAATCACAAGTTCCAGCCCCCAGAGGTCAAGTACACGATCGAGCATTCGGGAGCGAAGCTCGGCATCGTCAGCACCGAGCTCGCCGAAGTCGCGCGGGCCGGGGCACCGGACATCACCTGGTTGGAGACAGAACCCAGCGCCCCGGGCAGCTTCGATGTCGAGCTCGATGCCGCAACCGAGGCCGAGCCCGGCGACTTCACCGATGAGCAGGTCGCGCAGGTCCTCTACACCTCCGGCACGACGAGCTCACCGAAGGGATGCGTGCATTCGCACCGCAATATCTTCCAAGTCGGCACTCTCATCAACCTCAACATGGATTACCGCGACGACGACCGCTACCTCATCTGCATGCCGATCTGGCATTCGGCGCCGCTGAACATCGCACTCATCCCCACCATCCAGATGGGCGGCACCGTCGTCCTCCAGCGGGCTTACCACCCGGTGGACTCGATGCAGATCATCGCCACGGAGGAGATCACGACGTTCTTCGGACCCACTGTCGCCTATGTCGCGCCGATCATGACTGCGAAGAAGCTCGGCTTCGACTTCGGTGATTACGACTTCTCCTCCATTCGCCGGTGGAACTACGGCGGTGCCCCGATCGACCGGGCGACGGCAGCAATGCTCATCGACGCCTACGGGACCAACCAGTTCTACAACCTCTTCGGTATGTCCGAGATGGGTCCGACCGGATGCCTTCTCGGGCCCGAGGATCAGCTGCGCAAGGCGGGTTCCATCGGTCGGCACGCGATGGTCGGCAACGCGATGCGAGTCGTCACGGCCGACGGCGCTGAGGCGGGTCCCGGCGAGACCGGCGAGATCTGGTTCGCCGGTGACACCAGGATGCGCGAATATCTCGGCAATCCCCAAGCCACCGAGGCGGCCTTCGAGGGAGAGTGGTACAAGACCGGTGATCTCGCCCGGATTGATGAGGACGGGTATCTCTATATCGTCGACCGTTCGAAGGACGTCATCATCGTCGGCGGCGAGAACGTGTTTTCCCTCGAGGTCGAGGAGGCCATCATCGCCCACGAGCGGGTCGCCGATGTCGCGGTGGTGGCGAAGCCGGATCCGCAGTGGGGCGAGCAGGTCGTCGCCTTCATCACGACCACCGATGGTATGGACTTCGGCGTCGACGAGCTGCGCGACCACCTGGCCGACAAGCTCGCCCGATACAAACTGCCGCGCGAAGTCTTTGTCATTGACGAGCTGCCGCGCAACCCGTCGGGCAAGCTGCTCAAGCACAAACTGCGCAGCGAGGTGGCTGCCGACTGACGACGGCAGCCAACACGCCGAGAACTGCAGCCGTCCCGGCCGACCGCCGAATTCACGGTCGGGACCGCCCCACCTCGGCCGAACATGTGGTGGACTGGAGTCATGAGCGATGCCTCACTGAGCCTGCGCCACCGGATCATCAACGCGGCCATGCGCACCGTGTACTTCGGCCGCATCCGCGTGCTCGACCTCAGCACGAACCCTGATTCCCAGCCGCCGAAGTCGGCATCATCTCCCGCCGAGGCGGCTCCCACCTCAGGTGCCGACCGTCCCGCCGCATCCGCTGACTCTCCTTCCGCGCCCGGTGGACGTCCCGCCCGGCGACCGCGTCTGATCATCGCCAGCCACCGCAATGGCGCGATCGACGGCCACCAGGTGCTCGCAGCGTTCCCCCACGCTCAGTTCCTCGTCTCGATCCAACTGCTGCGCCACTGGTTCCTCCGGCTCTTCATCGCCGGCATCCCCGTGGTCCGCCCCAAGGACGTCGAGCGCTACGGACTCGATCCCGCTTCAGTGGCCAGCCCCGTCGAGGCGGGACTCGCCCACCTGCGCCGAGGCGGTGACCTCGGTATCTTTCCCGAGGCAAGCAGCGAGTGGGGCCACCGTCCGCAGCCGTACAAGTCCGGCGCCGCCCGGATCGCGTGCTCCCTCATCGCCGACGGCATCGACGTCGAGGTCATCCCTGTGGGCCTGTTCTATTCGACCCCGGATCGGTTCCGCTCCCGCGCCGAGATGGTCCGCGGTCCCGCGGTCACGATTCCCGACCGCGACGGCAGGGCGGACAATGAATGGGAGGCGGCGGTCGCCTCGGCGATGGGTGTCGCCCTTGACGATGTGTCGGTGAACTGCCCGGACGAAGCGACATTCACCGCTGTCGAAGCCCGCGCCCTCGATCGGGCGCGGAGGACTCCGGGCGGCTCGGCAAGCTATGCGCAGGCGTTTCTCGAACTGCAGAAC from Brevibacterium sp. JSBI002 includes the following:
- a CDS encoding class I adenylate-forming enzyme family protein is translated as MKLGTMLDTTVLRNPDKEALVYEDQRFTYAQLRHRALKAAQVLSDNGIRPGDAVGIMTVNVPGFVFAAFGAWYLGATVVPVNHKFQPPEVKYTIEHSGAKLGIVSTELAEVARAGAPDITWLETEPSAPGSFDVELDAATEAEPGDFTDEQVAQVLYTSGTTSSPKGCVHSHRNIFQVGTLINLNMDYRDDDRYLICMPIWHSAPLNIALIPTIQMGGTVVLQRAYHPVDSMQIIATEEITTFFGPTVAYVAPIMTAKKLGFDFGDYDFSSIRRWNYGGAPIDRATAAMLIDAYGTNQFYNLFGMSEMGPTGCLLGPEDQLRKAGSIGRHAMVGNAMRVVTADGAEAGPGETGEIWFAGDTRMREYLGNPQATEAAFEGEWYKTGDLARIDEDGYLYIVDRSKDVIIVGGENVFSLEVEEAIIAHERVADVAVVAKPDPQWGEQVVAFITTTDGMDFGVDELRDHLADKLARYKLPREVFVIDELPRNPSGKLLKHKLRSEVAAD